CAATAGGTCCGGAATAATGCTATTGGTATATGGAAACAAGTATATACTCTGACATACTTTTAAGGTTTTATGAAAAATTGCTCTGTGCAACTTATCTTTATGATTGTGCCTTTACATTGAAGAAATGCAACTTAGTATAACATGTGCTGGCTGAATTAGGCAAGTCTAATGGAAGACATCTTTTTTGCCATCTTTTTGGTAGAGAACTCAAGAAACACAAGGCAACTCATACTTCAAACATAAAGAAGATAAGTAACCAAGTAAATGAAAACATGACCAAGCGCCAGAAGGTTATCGACAAGGAACTGCAGCTGGTATGAACCATTCCTTACCGTAATCAGGTATCTATTACTGTTTTACTGCGTTCACTCTTCGACATTCCTTTTCTTGGTATCAGAATACAGAATTGAAAGCCACATTTGACGACATTGATGATTTGAAAAAGCAAGAAAAATCTCGCCAGCAAAGGATTCTTAAAGCTAAGGAAGATCTTGCTGCTGCTGAAAAGGAACTTGAAGGCCTACAGCCGTATGAACAGCCTAAAGCTGAAATGGTTGGTTGATTCACGCTACTCCATTACCTCCTGCTTTCTTTACATCTTATTTTTACTGTCATCTGTAAATGACTGGTATTATGTCCAGTCCATGTGATCACAGCAATACGATTTTTTTGTGACAGAAATTTACTCTAGTAGCTATATTTATGATTTTGCAATAGGCACAACTCCGAGACCAAATTGCACAAGTAAATGTGGAGATAAAAAATCTAAAAGCAGAAAGGAATACTGTGGAGTCTCAGTTAGCTCGAGAGGATGAAAGCATGAGGAAATGTTCTTATAGGTAACCTGCTTGTGAACTGCTGTCATCTCCACTCAAGATTAGGTTATCTAACACTAAGTTGCTCCAGACTGAAGGAAATGGAAAGCAAGAATCATAAGCTACTTCAAGCATTGCAAATTAATGGTGCTGATAACATCAGTGAAGCATACCACTGGGTGCAAGATAACAAAAAGAATTTCAGGCGAGAAGTTTACGGGCCTGTTCTTCTTGAGGTTTGTTTAATATTCCTGTCAGCAGTCCTTTTTCTTTGCAGTCAAGGCACTATACCTTGTTTCAACTGTTCCCAGGTAAATGTTCAGGATAAGCTCCATGCGACTTATTTGGAAAGCCATGTTCCAAACTATATATGGAAGGTACAACTACAGCACTAATGTTTCATCTTTTGGTTGTTTCCAAATTATGttgttttactttttttaaCGTTTACATAAAACTAGAGAAAGCAACTAGGAGCAAACATTTTACCAGTGGCTGCTGGATTTCCTTGTGTATACTGCCATTGCACATTGCCATGTTGTATGCATAGTACATTTGCAGAAGCAGATTTATCCTCTAGTTACTGAGGATAATCAGCGATTCAGCATCCAATAGTATGACATTTCTGTAATTATTAATATACATAGGTCCATAGTTTATTGTCATTATTAACTTACAAATAATCACACACCATCTTCTTGTTTCTTTCTTGTGGAAAAACATTGTAATTGCTGTAAACAATTGTTTGGCCAGTCATTCATCACTCAGGATGCTTCTGACCGTGACTACATGGCTAGAGAAATGAAGAAGTATGGCATCCCTGTTTTGAACTACATAGTGGATGAAGGCATCAGGAGACGACCATTAAACATTACTCCAGAGGTCAGCAGATATCTTTCCAAGCATTTGCCCTTATTTTTCCCCATCCTCTTATGCATGAACATTCACACTAACCATCATCCCTGATTCCTGAGCATTTTGGAAGCGCACCATAGTTATTCCTTCTGGTCATGTCACTGATCTTAGCATTAATTAGACTTTTGTTGACACTAAAAACATACCTTGTGAAATGCGTGGTAGTAATGTTGACTGATCTGCTTATCTTCCTTTGGCAGATGGAACAACTTGGGATCTACTCCCGACTTGATCAAGTATTTCAAGCCCCTGATGCTGTAAAAGATGTTCTGATTAGTCAGGCGATTTTGGATGATTCGGTATAACTGCTTATGTTCTGTTCATAAATCTGATCAAGTTACATTGattattactccctccagtGACAAAAGATTGACATTTTGGACACTAGCATGGTGCCTAAAACATAACTTTGATTCTTTGACTACTAATTTCTTCTAAAATATGTTTTCATCATAGCAATTTTTATGACTGCAACCTTTTTTCGTTCAAAACTATCCATACCATTATCAAATGTTCAATTTCAGTGACAAACTGTAATTGATGATCCAGTTTTGATAGGTTAAATAGTTAACTGAAGGGAGTACTTAAACCTTCCTAGTaagttgttttttttaatctcaCTTTTCTCCTTTTCATCTGTATTTAGTACATAGGTACGGATGAAACTCATTGCAGAGCAGATCAGGTATCAAAGTTAGGTATTTCTGACTTTTGGACTCCGAATAACCATTATCGATGGTCCAAATCCAGATATGGCGGTTATATGTCAGCATCTGTAGATGCAGTCAATCCTTCTCGTCTTTTCAAGTCCAGTATGTGTTATTATCTCAGCCTTGATAAAATTTGTCATTTACTTAATTCGCTTGTCATTTCTTATTCTTGTCAGCCTTCCCATGCAGATCTTGACGTAAGTGACATTGAAAATCTTCGacttcagaaagaaaaacatgaaAAGGACATTGAAGGAATGCATGAAGCTTTAAAACAGCTTCAGAGAAAACAGAGGCAATTGGAAGATGAAGAGGCAAATATACACAGGCAAAAGGTTCCATCTATTTTAATTTATTcacttttattttgatttttacTTAGTTGTTTCTGGTGACTCTTATCTTTTGGTTATTAAATTTTCTAGGAAGAAATTATTAACATGATGAAATCCCAAAAGAAGAAACGAGAAGAAATACAAAGGCGTGTTGGTAGGAAACTTACTCCTGTTCTTCTACACTTAGATTGTATAATAATTGGTCTTCTTTCTAGATATGAGAAGGAGAAAGCTGGAGGACTTATGCAAAGAGGAAGATGTAGAATCTAGCACAAGAAAGCTGGTTGATCAGGTGGCTAAGTTAAATGACAGGCGGTTTCAAGCAATGAAGGAACTTAAGGTTAGCAGGGCCTTTATGCTAATAACTGACATTGTTTTTAGCTGTTTATCTTAAAAAACATCAAGTTACTTTGTACCTCATTAAGTTTCATTTCAACTGTATTAGGATTTGCTTACTGAAGCAGTTGCTCTCAAGTGGAGTCACACAGAAAAGCACATGGCTTCCATTGAGCTTGATGCTAAGGTATGTTTCTCTAATTATGTTTGCAAAACTAGGCTTCTTAGAAGGGATTGCCTGTACCATCATTTCATATCGAATTGCATACTAATATATCACATAACGACTTGTGGCTGTggttcataaactaaagttggCTTTAATTTCTCTTATATTGCATTGCAGATGACACAAAattataatatttataaatgCGAATCTGGTGGTACTAATTATTTATCATAAAATCTACGAATTGTTAGGCTAGTTGTTGGGAAAAAGCCATGAAGGTTGAGCGCATCTTATAGTAGTTTTTTATAATTTGGTGTATCTATTTAGCAATTATGTGGAAAATTCAGACAATAAGTGGCTAGTGGGAAAAATGAACAAACGGTTAAGTGGGAAGTGAACTCAACTTAATGAATGATTTTTTGGTTGGTGTCTTTTTTCCCCTAGTCATAATGTTGTGAACTAGTAGCTGTTTTCTAATGTTGTACATGGTGTCTAAACACTTAACCATGGAATTATTTGGCTGGCATTAATGTATTTTTGTGTTCTGTTTGACCATAATAAATCATGTCATAGATATGGGAGATGGAAAAGGGTGTGAAAAAACTTGAAAAGGATGCTAATCTGGCTGCCAGAGAATACGAAGATTGTAAGTTGGTGTTACAATAAATTCTGCAATTTTCTTGCAATATGTGAAGTAAAAAATAGTTAACATCAATAATTTGTCTTGTTAGTTATGATCTTTTGGTCTTTGAGCCCATGGATATCAGAGACAACTCTCACAACATGATCACCATGCTTCATAGTCAATTATTTCGTACATTTTTTTActtgtaaattaaatatttttGCGTACTTCACCAATTAATTATGTGCAACATGAACGAACAATTAATTGAAGGTGAGAATATGAACAAACAACTAAATGGGGTTTGAACTTACAGTTGAGTGAACTTGCAATTTGTATTTTTCTAGTTTCTGTTCAATCGTTGTCACTGTATGATCATGTAATGAACTTatcttttaaaaaattaaaaagaaagggagaagcAAATTACCTTGAAATATGGTTGGAAGTGGTATAATGGTTTAGTCAAGTAATTTCCTTTTAACATTGTACTACAAATTATCATCTGTAGTTGAAGCTGCTTGCCTCCTTTTTTAAGGAGACCTTACCTGCTACTGCTAATTGAGAAACAATGCAGCATATGGCATAattattttcataatcacatttattttattttatcatcAGGTAAGAGAATAACTGCAGAGCATAAGCGGAAGCTGGCTATGGCGAAACAGCATGCAGAGTCTATTGCCAAGATCAGTGACCTGGAAAAAGAGTTTCGTGCGGTATAGTTCAAATTTGTTTATATAAACTTTATTCTGAATTCAAATATTTTACTAGTTCATCAATGTAAAATAATTTGAAGTAGAAAGTAATGATTATAACAGTATTTGTTGTAGTttcattttttgttttcttAAGTTATTTTGATTAAGGTATCAGAAAGTAGactctgaaatgtcaactaccGGAGTATGTATTTTGTTGGTTAcctaaaattaaaaataaaagaaaagatagTACAAACAACTCAGGAAAAACCAAAGGAaaatttgtgtgtgtgtgtttgggggggggggggggaggggggagggcaTACTGGACAGGGGATTTAAGGTAGGGAGATTAATCAGTTCATGACAATGGTTTTTGCATCATCTTTGATCTTATTTAACAAAATGCCTCTAATATTGGTTCCTTTGTTGGAATGCTCCAACATGAAATCATTAATTCATCATACTATATGTCTGCACACACTTTATCAGGATTGATCTTGTCCATTAATAATGTCTGTTGTATTATTACTAGCACCTGGATTTTTATGCAGTTATGCTATTTTATCATCAGGTTTCAACCCTAAACTACCcaaacttgcttgggactgaaaggctttgATGTTATTGATGTTGTTTATGCTTTTTTATCATCTAGTACACCCTGTTTTCCTGCTCCTTATTTGATTCTGCTATAATACTTATTGCAATCCAGGAACTGTATTGCAGTCAAACACAAGCATACAATATTTCCAGCTCTAAAGTGCTCTTGAAAGTTCGCTAAAATTGATCCTTTGAAAGTCTTGTCCTACTCTATACTAACACTGAAGGGGCGGACACGACACACATCTATGAGATTTTCGTGGATCACTATAGAATCTTCTATGCTAACTTCTGTCTGGCTCTGCCATTttattcaatgggctggatgctgGTGTCTCCATGATCCAAATAAACTTCTTAGCAGCATGCTTTAGCACTAACAATCCGTTTACTGATTCTTTCACTCCTTTGTAATTGCAGATGCCTCCTACCATAGAAGAACTGGAAGCTGCAATACAAGATACTGAATTGGAGGCAAATTCTATGCTATTTCTAAACCAAAATGTTTTGCAGGAGTATCAAAACAGGCAACGCGAGGTATCAAACTATACCTGGTTTATACATGCTGGCCAGTTAGCAATGATTATGTTTTATCgtctttattcttgtcggaagAACTGTCTACTGAAAACTTTGCGGTTGGTTTTTATGGGATTATCGACATGTGTTTTTGAAATCTTTCTGGAGACCATAACTTTGTGAGGGAATCAGGGGAGGCATTATGAAATGTCTATTTCCTGACGTGCATTAAAAATTGCGGAGGTCGCTTACCATAGAGTGCTCTCCTTTCATGCTACACCCTTCTGAAAATGCTCGGCTATATATGCAGAATGTGCTGCTATTGGGGTGTAATCATGTTTTGGTCTTGGTGTCAATAAACTAGGATAGTAGACGAGGCAGCTTGACCTTGGACATTTGAACAATGAACACTTGAACCATCTAAAAAGAAGTTAAGTTTGAGCGCGTAGCTTTGAGTAACAGCATTTCTTCATCTACCGAATTATAATATGTTACACTGAGCTACTAAATCTATCTGCTGCTTCTACCTAGAATTATTGTTGACTCACTATTTTGATTTTACAGATAGAGTCAATCTCAAATAAACTTAAGGGTGATAAAGATGAATATGAAATATGCTGCTCCGAAATTGAAACTGTAAAGGTTTGAACACTTCATGTTCCCACCTAAACTAAAATCAATGTTCTCATATTTTTGGATGCATCTGctttgacttgaatttgatcGTTTTGTAGGGTAAATGGCTTCCAACTCTGCGGACTCTTGTTTCAAAAATAAACGACACATTCAGTCATAACTTTCAAG
Above is a genomic segment from Setaria viridis chromosome 4, Setaria_viridis_v4.0, whole genome shotgun sequence containing:
- the LOC117852211 gene encoding structural maintenance of chromosomes protein 5 encodes the protein MAAPRAAKRAKLGPGAAPPPERGDDDYVPGNIVEIELCNFMTYDRIVCRPGPRLNLVVGPNGSGKSSLVCAIALGLAGDPNILGRASSVGAFVKRGEVAGHVKISLRGDTPNDKICITRKIDTKNKSEWLLNGATVPKKEIIDVIKRFNIQVNNLTQFLPQDRVSEFAKLSPIQLLEETEKAVGDPDLPVQHRQLVERSKELKALEVALKQKEQTLNNLKALNAEQEKDVERVRLRDNLLRKAELMRKKLPWLKYDMMKKEFITVIQEQEKISKKKMEEAARIWDDAKGPIEELKKHKATHTSNIKKISNQVNENMTKRQKVIDKELQLNTELKATFDDIDDLKKQEKSRQQRILKAKEDLAAAEKELEGLQPYEQPKAEMAQLRDQIAQVNVEIKNLKAERNTVESQLAREDESMRKCSYRLKEMESKNHKLLQALQINGADNISEAYHWVQDNKKNFRREVYGPVLLEVNVQDKLHATYLESHVPNYIWKSFITQDASDRDYMAREMKKYGIPVLNYIVDEGIRRRPLNITPEMEQLGIYSRLDQVFQAPDAVKDVLISQAILDDSYIGTDETHCRADQVSKLGISDFWTPNNHYRWSKSRYGGYMSASVDAVNPSRLFKSNLDVSDIENLRLQKEKHEKDIEGMHEALKQLQRKQRQLEDEEANIHRQKEEIINMMKSQKKKREEIQRRVDMRRRKLEDLCKEEDVESSTRKLVDQVAKLNDRRFQAMKELKDLLTEAVALKWSHTEKHMASIELDAKIWEMEKGVKKLEKDANLAAREYEDCKRITAEHKRKLAMAKQHAESIAKISDLEKEFRAMPPTIEELEAAIQDTELEANSMLFLNQNVLQEYQNRQREIESISNKLKGDKDEYEICCSEIETVKGKWLPTLRTLVSKINDTFSHNFQEMAVAGEVSLDEHGLDFDHYGILIKVKFRQTSQLQVLSAHHQSGGERSVSTILYLVSLQDLTNCPFRVVDEINQGMDPINERKMFQQLVRAASQINTPQCFLLTPKLLPDLEYSDACSILNIMNGPWIEKPAEVWSAGDCWRDVMRSAVH